A window of Panicum virgatum strain AP13 chromosome 8K, P.virgatum_v5, whole genome shotgun sequence contains these coding sequences:
- the LOC120643715 gene encoding anthocyanidin-3-O-glucoside rhamnosyltransferase-like — MSGSANGASAGAAHVVMLPWLAFGHITPFAQLARKLVSADGGGVRVTFLTAAGNVPRVEAMLAPSAAGAVVVVPLHLPHVPGLDAGASSTAELSADGAELLKVALDGTRPQVAALLAELRPVAVIMDFATPWVYDIAAPLGLKALHLSVFSATAGAFNCVPARRLHGPHPSAHDLRSAPAGFPEGSSVATIPAYQAADLTYLFTSFDGKPCVYDRVLASIEACHGIVMKTCAEMEGSYIDYLSGQFGKPVLLAGPVVPEPPQGELEDQWENWLSAFPDKAVVLASFGSETFLPVAAATELLLGLEATGRPFLAVFNFPRGADTEAELQARVPLGFMERVKGRGRVHVGWVQQQHILRHRSVGCFLNHGGFSSVVEGLVAGCRLVLLPMKGDQYLNAALFARDLRVGVEVARRDEDGWFGRGDVADAVAAAMADGGDGDVRKWREFLTDDAVQMRFTDEFVRQLKEHVMET; from the coding sequence ATGTCGGGCAGCGCAAATGGTGCCTCCGCCGGCGCTGCTCACGTCGTGATGCTCCCGTGGCTCGCCTTCGGGCACATCACCCCGTTCGCGCAGCTGGCACGCAAACTGGTCTCCGCCGACGGCGGTGGCGTCCGCGTGACGTTCCTGACGGCCGCCGGGAACGTGCCGCGCGTCGAGGCCATGCTGGCGCCGTCGGCCGCGGGCGCGGTGGTGGTTGTGCCGCTCCACCTGCCCCACGTCCCGGGGCTGGACGCGGGGGCCTCCAGCACGGCGGAGCTCTCCGCCGACGGCGCCGAGCTTCTCAAGGTCGCCCTGGACGGCACCCGGCCGCAGgtcgcggcgctgctcgccgagctccgcccggtCGCCGTGATCATGGACTTCGCCACGCCGTGGGTCTACGacatcgccgcgccgctcggcctcaAGGCGCTCCACCTCAGCGTCTTCTCCGCCACTGCGGGCGCTTTTAACTGcgtccccgcgcgccgcctccacgGGCCGCACCCGTCCGCGCACGATCTGCGGTCGGCCCCGGCCGGCTTCCCGGAGGGCTCTTCGGTGGCGACCATCCCGGCGTACCAGGCCGCCGACCTCACCTACTTGTTCACCAGCTTCGACGGCAAGCCGTGCGTCTACGACCGTGTACTGGCCAGCATCGAGGCGTGCCATGGCATCGTGATGAAGACATGCGCGGAGATGGAGGGCAGCTACATCGACTACCTCTCCGGCCAGTTCGGCAAGCCTGTGCTCCTCGCCGGGCCCGTCGTGCCGGAGCCACCGCAAGGTGAGCTCGAGGATCAGTGGGAGAACTGGCTCTCCGCGTTTCCCGACAAGGCCGTCGTCCTCGCCTCGTTCGGCAGCGAGACGTTCCTGCCGGTAGCCGCGGCGACGGAGCTTCTCCTCGGCCTCGAGGCCACCGGCCGGCCGTTCCTCGCCGTGTTCAACTTCCCCAGGGGTGCGGACACGGAGGCGGAGCTCCAGGCGCGCGTCCCGCTGGGATTCATGGAGCGCGTCAAAGGGCGAGGCCGCGTGCACGTGGGGTgggtgcagcagcagcacatcCTGCGCCACCGGAGCGTCGGGTGCTTCTTGAACCACGGCGGGTTCAGCTCCGTAGTGGAGGGGCTCGTCGCCGGCTGCCGCCTGGTGCTGCTGCCGATGAAGGGCGACCAGTACCTCAACGCGGCGCTGTTCGCGCGGGACCTGCGTGTCGGCGTGGAGGTGGCGCGCCGCGACGAGGACGGCTGGTTCGGGCGCGGGGACGTGGCCGACGCGGTCGCTGCAGCGATGGCGGATGGAGGGGATGGTGACGTGCGGAAGTGGAGGGAGTTCTTGACGGACGATGCCGTGCAGATGAGGTTCACAGACGAGTTCGTCCGGCAGCTCAAGGAACACGTAATGGAGACCTGA